In Juglans microcarpa x Juglans regia isolate MS1-56 chromosome 7D, Jm3101_v1.0, whole genome shotgun sequence, the following are encoded in one genomic region:
- the LOC121238539 gene encoding LOW QUALITY PROTEIN: probable helicase CHR10 (The sequence of the model RefSeq protein was modified relative to this genomic sequence to represent the inferred CDS: deleted 2 bases in 1 codon), which produces MKYEQRLKAAAEIILAFDARAVDPPVDVADFGVSATLKPYQVEGVSWLIRRYTLGVNVVLGDEMGLGKTLQAISLLSYLKVHERSPRPFFIMCPLSVTDGWVSEMVKFAPNLKVLQYVGDKEHRRGLRRTICEHVRAQSSSCNGVPLPFDILLTTYEIALMDQDFLSQIPWQYAVIDEAQRLKNPSSVLYKLLKERFLMPRRLLMTGTPIQNNLSELWALMHFCMPSVFGTLDQFLSTFKEAGDPSSGHGAAELKEQFRSLKCILGAFMLRRTKSRLIECGNLELPPLTEITVMVPLVSLQKKVYMSILRKELPKLLALSSGTSNHQSLQNIVMQLRKACSHPYLFPGIEPEPFEEGEHLVQASSKLMILDQLLHKLHDCGHRVLLFAQMTHTLDILQDFLELRKYSYERLDGSVRAEERFSAIRSFSGQSVKGSLNSESDQNGSFVFMISTRAGGVGLNLVAADTVIFYEQDWNPQVDKQALQRAHRIGQMNHVLSINLVSRHTVEEVIMRRAERKLQLSHKVVGDDVMDSEGKNRAGVETGDLRSIIFGLHMFDPTDISTVNLGELQVSELNVIVEKVLAKRYEKITDKDYRKFEVNPLDPLSESETVWGSSSSISLDPGLDEASYLSWVEKFKEAPQSGSNPIPEFRSRKEAHEEKSLKLEVARKEAEEKKLRNWEALGYHSLIVNDPIDPVNGDMMSESGFLHFVYGDCTHPSRVCPSEPTVIFSCVDDSGNWGHGGMFDALTKLSASIPDAYQRASEFGDLHPGDLHLIRINEDCNEENTDDCPPQWVALAVVQSYNSRRKVPRSKISLSDLECCLSKASFSAAQNFASIHMPRIGYQDGSDRSDWYTVERLLRKYASTYGIKFFVYYYRRSS; this is translated from the exons ATGAAGTACGAGCAGAGGCTCAAAGCCGCTGCGGAAATTATATTGGCGTTCGACGCACGCGCCGTTGACCCTCCAGTGGATGTCGCGGACTTTGGCGTTTCGGCCACGCTGAAACCCTACCAAGTTGAAGGAGTCTCGTGGCTCATACGGCGATACACTCTCGGGGTCAACGTTGTTCTCG GAGATGAG ATGGGACTAGGCAAGACATTGCAAGCTATCTCTTTATTGAGCTATTTGAAGGTTCATGAGAGGTCTCCTCGGCCATTTT TCATAATGTGTCCTCTGAGCGTGACAGATGGTTGGGTGTCAGAGATGGTTAAATTTGCTCCAAACCTAAAAGTTCTTCAGTATGTTGGTGATAAAGAACATCGCCGAGGTTTGCGCAGGACAATCTGTGAGCATGTAAGAGCACAGTCTTCGTCATGCAAT GGCGTGCCATTGCCTTTTGACATACTGTTAACAACATATGAAATTGCCTTGATGGATCaagattttctttctcaaatacCATGGCAGTATGCTGTAATAGATGAAGCTCAAAGACTCAAAAACCCTTCCAGT GTTCTCTATAAGCTCCTCAAAGAGCGCTTTCTTATGCCAAGACGGTTGTTGATGACTGGCACGCCTATCCAAAACAATCTCTCTGAACTTTGGGCTTTGATGCATTTTTGTATGCCTTCAGTCTTTGGGACACTAGATCAATTTCTTTCCACCTTCAAGGAAGCTGGAGATCCTTCATCAG GTCATGGTGCAGCTGAACTCAAGGAGCAATTTAGAAGTTTAAAATGTATATTGGGAGCCTTCATGCTTCGACGAACAAAATCGAGGCTTATTGAGTGTGGAAATCTGGAGCTGCCCCCTCTCACTGAGATAACTGT AATGGTGCCCCTGGTCAGCCTGCAAAAGAAGGTTTACATGTCAATATTGAGAAAGGAGCTTCCTAAACTGCTTGCTTTATCTTCAGGAACTTCAAATCATCAATCCTTACAGAATATT GTAATGCAGCTAAGAAAAGCATGCAGCCATCCTTACCTCTTTCCTGGTATTGAGCCTGAACCCTTTGAAGAAGGGGAACACCTGGTTCAG GCCAGCAGTAAACTAATGATTTTGGACCAACTACTCCACAAGCTACATGATTGTGGACACCGTGTCCTTCTCTTTGCTCAGATGACACATACACTTGACATTTTACAG GATTTTCTGGAGTTAAGAAAATATTCCTACGAACGTCTTGATGGATCAGTTCGAGCTGAGGAGCGCTTCTCTGCAATAAGAAGTTTCAGTGGGCAATCGGTTAAAGGGAGCTTGAATTCTGAATCTGACCAAAATggttcatttgtttttatgatcTCTACCAGAGCTGGGGGAGTTGGCCTGAATCTTGTGGCTGCTGATACT GTTATATTCTACGAGCAAGATTGGAACCCTCAAGTGGATAAGCAGGCTTTGCAGAGGGCACACAGGATTGGTCAAATGAATCATGTTTTGTCTATAAATCTAGTTAGCAGGCATACTGTGGAGGAG GTCATTATGCGGAGAGCAGAGAGGAAGTTGCAGCTTAGCCATAAAGTTGTAGGGGATGATGTTATGGACTCAGAGGGTAAAAACAGGGCAGGAGTTGAAACTGGTGATTTGCGGTCTATCATATTTGGGTTACATATGTTTGATCCTACCGACATCAGCACTGTGAATTTAGGTGAGTTGCAAGTGTCTGAACTGAATGTTATTGTTGAGAAGGTACTTGCAAAGCGATATGAAAAGATTACAGACAAGGATTATAGGAAATTTGAGGTCAATCCATTAGATCCATTAAGTGAATCTGAGACTGTT TGGGGAAGTTCCTCCTCTATAAGTTTAGATCCTGGTCTTGATGAGGCTTCATATCTTTCTTGGGTTGAGAAATTCAAGGAGGCGCCACAATCAGGTAGTAACCCAATCCCAGAGTTTCGAAGTAGAAAGGAGGcccatgaggaaaagtctctaAAACTTGAGGTTGCAAGGAAAGAGGCTGAGGAGAAGAAGTTGCGTAATTGGGAAGCCCTTGGATACCACTCATTGATTGTAAATGACCCTATCGACCCTGTGAATGGTGATATGATGTCAGAATCAGGTTTCCTTCATTTTGTTTATGGAGATTGTACCCATCCATCAAGAGTTTGTCCATCTGAGCCTACTGTTATCTTCAG TTGTGTTGATGACTCTGGAAACTGGGGCCATGGAGGAATGTTCGATGCACTGACCAAACTTTCTGCAAGTATCCCCGACGCATATCAACGGGCTTCTGAATTTGGGGACCTGCATCCTGGTGATCTGCATCTTATAAGAATTAATG AGGATTGCAATGAGGAGAATACGGATGATTGTCCTCCGCAATGGGTAGCTTTGGCTGTTGTACAATCTTACAATTCTAGGCGTAAAGTCCCCCGCAGCAAGATCTCTCTTTCTGACTTGGAATGCTGCTTATCAAAGGCATCATTCTCAGCAGCTCAAAACTTTG cttCAATCCACATGCCACGAATTGGGTATCAAGATGGATCAGACCGCTCAGATTGGTACACAGTGGAACGTCTTCTACGAAAATATGCTTCCACATATGGCATAAAATTTTTTGT GTATTATTACCGACGATCGAGTTGA
- the LOC121239440 gene encoding pentatricopeptide repeat-containing protein At1g02060, chloroplastic-like: MATIPSSRSRLFALVRMPFSMSSSQHRSTPRCYCSQQSITSIEDDKNGDEELDRFVKSKASAKTKRAKAMARLINSKPWSSELESSLSSLSPSLSKTAVLQTLRLIRTPSKAFQFFNWVHEMGFSHTDQSYFMMLEILGRDRNLNVARNLLFSMEKRSNGVVKLEDRFFNSLIRNYGRAGLFQESIKLFTTMKSLGVSPSVVTFNSILTILLRRGRTNMAKDMYDEMLRTYGVTPDTYTFNILIRGFCKNSMVDEGFQFFKLMSRFSCEPDVVTYNTLVDGLCRVGKARIAHNVVKGMSKKSMDLNPNVVTYTALIRGYCMKQEIDVALILLEEMTSQGLKPNIITYNTLIKGLCEAQNLDKIKEILEGMMEVGGFTPDTCTFNTIIHAHCSAGNLDEALNVFEKMSELQVRSDSATYSVLIRSLCQIGDYSRAEKLFGELSEKKILLCDVGCKPLVAAYNPMFEYLCGNGKTNKAERVFRQLMKRGRQDPPSYKTLIMGHCREGTYEAGYELLVWMLRRDFVPEFEIYESLIGGFLQKGKPLLAQQTLEKMLKSSHLPKTSTFHSILAELIEKGCARESSSFIMLMLERKIRQNINLSTNCIRLLLDRGLRDKAFRIVGMIYENGYSVKIEELVGFLCQSRKLLEARDMFLFSLDKHQNIDTNTCNTLIAGLCKMKKLSEAFGLYYELVEKGVHQQLTCLYDLKTALDAGGRSDQAEFISKRMPGQEHLDKPASKSRPKQLLGGRGHKNRMESLHGISHQTQIYLLSQQLLKMSRTNGNGAVNEYPAQIRRIPTPGKATVLALGKAFPSQLIPQECLVEGYIRDTKCEDLSIKEKLERLCKTTTVKTRYTVMSKEILDKYPELATEGSPTIKQRLEIANPAVLEMAMAASLACIKEWGRPAEDITHIVYVSSSEIRLPGGDLYLASQLGLRNDVGRVMLYFLGCYGGVTGLRVAKDIAENNPGSRVLLTTSETTILGFRPPNKERPYDLVGAALFGDGAAAVIIGTNPLKGQESPFMELNYAVQQFLPETHSVINGKLSEEGINFRLGRDLPQKIEDNIEEFCKKLMAKANLINFNDLFWAVHPGGPAILNRLESTLNLTSEKLECSRRALMDYGNVSSNTIFYVIDYMREELKRGTDEWGLALAFGPGITFEGILIRCL, encoded by the exons ATGGCCACCATTCCCAGCTCTCGCAGTCGATTATTTGCACTCGTTAGAATGCCATTCTCCATGTCAAGCTCTCAGCATCGTTCAACTCCCAG GTGCTATTGTTCTCAACAGAGCATTACCTCTATTGAGGACGATAAAAATGGCGACGAAGAATTGGACCGCTTTGTTAAATCCAAAGCATCCGCCAAAACAAAACGAGCTAAAGCCATGGCACGGCTTATTAACTCCAAGCCCTGGTCAAGTGAACTTGagtcctctctctcttcactcTCTCCCTCACTATCTAAAACCGCTGTACTCCAAACTCTCCGCCTTATCAGAACCCCATCCAAAGCCTTTCAATTCTTCAACTGGGTACACGAAATGGGTTTTTCTCACACGGACCAATCGTACTTCATGATGCTAGAAATCTTGGGTCGTGACAGAAATCTCAATGTAGCCCGAAATTTGCTATTTTCCATGGAGAAAAGGTCTAATGGGGTGGTTAAGCTCGAGGATCGGTTCTTTAATAGCTTGATTAGGAACTACGGTCGAGCTGGGTTGTTCCAAGAGTCTATAAAGCTTTTTACGACAATGAAGTCTCTAGGTGTCTCGCCTTCTGTTGTTACGTTCAATAGTATTTTGACAATTTTGCTTAGACGGGGTCGAACTAATATGGCAAAGGATATGTATGATGAAATGCTCAGGACATATGGTGTTACGCCAGATACATATACATTTAATATCTTGATTAGAGGATTTTGTAAGAACTCAATGGTTGACGAagggtttcaattttttaagttaatgtCACGTTTTAGCTGTGAACCGGATGTTGTTACATATAATACGCTAGTCGATGGATTGTGCAGGGTGGGGAAGGCGAGGATTGCACATAATGTGGTGAAGGGTATGAGCAAGAAAAGCATGGACTTGAATCCTAATGTTGTTACTTATACGGCTTTGATTAGAGGTTACTGTATGAAACAAGAGATTGATGTGGCTTTGATTCTTCTTGAAGAGATGACTAGTCAAGGGCTTAAACCGAATATAATTACCTATAATACACTAATTAAGGGACTTTGTGAGGCACAGAATCTGGATAAGATAAAAGAGATTTTGGAAGGAATGATGGAAGTAGGAGGATTTACTCCAGATACATGTACATTtaatacaataatccatgcacATTGCAGCGCTGGAAACTTGGATGAAGCACTGAATGTTTTTGAGAAGATGTCGGAACTGCAGGTTCGATCAGATTCAGCAACCTATAGTGTTTTAATACGAAGCTTGTGTCAGATTGGGGATTACAGTAGAGCAGAGAAGTTGTTTGGTGAGCTATCTGAGAAGAAAATCCTGCTTTGTGATGTTGGATGTAAGCCCCTAGTTGCTGCATATAACCCCatgtttgaatatttgtgtgGAAATGGGAAAACTAATAAGGCTGAGAGAGTGTTTAGGCAGTTAATGAAAAGGGGAAGGCAAGATCCTCCTTCATACAAAACTTTAATCATGGGGCACTGTAGGGAAGGTACGTATGAAGCTGGATATGAACTGTTAGTCTGGATGTTAAGGAGAGATTTTGTGCCAGAGTTCGAGATCTATGAATCCTTGATTGGTGGTTTCTTGCAGAAGGGAAAGCCTCTTCTTGCCCAGCAGACTCTAGAGAAGATGCTGAAAAGCTCTCATCTCCCAAAAACGTCCACTTTCCATTCTATACTTGCAGAACTTATTGAGAAGGGATGTGCCCGTGAATCTTCCAGTTTTATAATGTTGATGTTAGAGAGAAAGATTAGacaaaatattaatctttcaaCAAACTGTATAAGGCTACTTCTTGATAGGGGATTGCGAGATAAAGCATTTCGGATTGTTGGCATGATTTATGAGAATGGGTACTCAGTTAAGATAGAAGAATTGGTTGGTTTCCTTTGCCAGAGTAGAAAGCTGTTAGAGGCGCGTGACATGTTTCTTTTTAGCTTGGATAAGCATCAAAATATTGACACCAACACATGCAACACACTTATAGCGGGcctttgtaaaatgaaaaaactttCGGAAGCATTTGGCTTGTACTATGAATTGGTGGAGAAAGGAGTCCATCAACAGCTGACCTGCCTATATGATTTGAAAACTGCCCTAGATGCTGGGGGAAGATCAGATCAAGCTGAGTTTATATCTAAAAGAATGCCAGGACAGGAACATTTGGACAAGCCTGCTTCAAAGTCAAGACCTAAACAATT GTTAGGAGGCAGAGGTCACAAGAATAGGATGGAATCGTTGCATGGAAT TTCGCATCAGACCCAGATTTATCTATTATCGCAACAACTCCTCAAGATGTCAAGGACTAATGGTAATGGTGCTGTTAATGAATATCCTGCACAAATTAGACGCATTCCTACCCCAGGGAAGGCAACAGTTCTTGCTCTGGGCAAGGCTTTCCCTAGCCAACTCATTCCTCAGGAATGCTTGGTGGAGGGTTACATTCGCGACACAAAATGTGAAGACCTGTCCATCAAAGAGAAATTGGAGCGCCTGT GTAAAACCACCACCGTGAAGACAAGATACACAGTGATGTCCAAGGAGATCCTAGACAAGTACCCGGAACTAGCGACAGAGGGGTCACCAACGATCAAACAAAGGCTTGAAATCGCAAACCCGGCAGTTCTAGAGATGGCCATGGCAGCCAGCCTTGCCTGCATCAAGGAATGGGGAAGGCCAGCTGAAGATATCACCCATATCGTCTATGTTTCTTCGAGTGAAATACGATTACCTGGTGGAGATCTTTACCTTGCCAGCCAACTAGGCCTAAGAAATGATGTTGGCCGTGTGATGCTATACTTTCTAGGCTGCTATGGCGGTGTCACTGGCCTTAGGGTTGCCAAGGATATAGCTGAAAACAATCCAGGAAGCCGGGTTTTGTTAACTACTTCCGAAACCACCATACTTGGTTTTCGCCCACCAAACAAGGAACGCCCTTATGATCTTGTGGGGGCTGCACTTTTTGGTGATGGAGCTGCGGCTGTGATCATTGGAACCAACCCACTGAAGGGTCAAGAGTCTCCTTTCATGGAACTAAACTATGCTGTCCAACAATTCTTGCCAGAGACGCATTCTGTGATTAACGGGAAGCTTTCCGAAGAGGGCATAAACTTCAGGCTTGGAAGAGACCTGCCCCAGAAGATAGAGGACAACATTGAGGAGTTCTGCAAGAAGCTCATGGCAAAGGCTAATTTGATAAACTTCAATGATTTGTTTTGGGCTGTTCATCCCGGTGGACCAGCAATTCTTAATAGGCTTGAGAGCACCCTCAATTTAACAAGTGAAAAGCTAGAGTGCAGTAGAAGGGCATTGATGGACTATGGGAATGTGAGTAGCAACACTATATTTTATGTCATAGACTATATGAGGGAGGAATTGAAGAGAGGGACTGACGAATGGGGGCTTGCCTTAGCATTTGGACCAGGCATTACGTTCGAAGGCATCCTCATCCGTTGCCTGTAA